In the genome of Dunckerocampus dactyliophorus isolate RoL2022-P2 chromosome 6, RoL_Ddac_1.1, whole genome shotgun sequence, one region contains:
- the abcc6a gene encoding multidrug resistance-associated protein 1 isoform X3 produces MSSLCVAKMVLGFLLASFGFVEFFYILLERSQEIEQHMVFLLGPIIRSLTVILTLCIIQLERIRGCRSSVFLFLFWVLAVVCSLVPLRAKIQLALDEGIASDIVRYLAFFSYFAIQVVQLVLCCFADLPPEGKNILEKNPCPVKDASFLSKSLFWWFTGLAVKGYRTPLAAEDLWTLREEDTSHKIISELQDDWTAECAKIQKQEKALTSGVALGSRLPDQAQLLRKLHKEQSSGFFLFRTLARKFGPYFLTGTMCIIFHDAFMFAIPQVLSLLLGFMKDKDAPLWKGYFYATLMFLLSCLQSLFNHQYMYTCFTVGMRVKTAVMGLVYRKSLVINSAARRTCTVGEIVNLVSADTQKLMDFVVYFNAVWLAPIEIALCLFFLWQHLGPSALAGIATVILIFPLNGLIAKKRSKLQEIQMNFMDSRIRLMNEILNGIKILKFYAWEKAFLEQVLGYREKELKALKKSQILYSISIASFNSSSFMIAFAMFGVYVMLDDRNILDAQKVFVSMALINILKTPLSQLPFAISTTMQAVVSLKRLGKYLCSEELKVDNVSKAPMSSDGEDVVIENGTFSWSAEGPPCLKKISVRVPRGSLVAVVGHVGSGKSSLLSAMLGETEKRSGHVSMKGCTAYVPQQAWIQNATVQDNIIFGREKLKAWYQSVLEACALLPDLSILPAGDATEIGEKGLNLSGGQKQRVSLARAVYRKADIYLLDDPLSAVDAHVGQHIFDKVIGPKGVLQDKTRILVTHGMSFLPQADLILVLVNGEITESGSYQELLSRRGAFADFIHTFASAERKESAIQRAGSRRSNARLSVVDFMPFSRDLSQEQLIGGDTTNTNLQNMEPVSETEQEQVSEDLGKLTVVDKARTGRVRLEMYQKYFKTIGLAIIIPIVFLYAFQQGASLAYNYWLSMWADDPIVNGTQTDADLKLAVFGALGFVQGIAIFGTTMAISICGIIASRHLHMDLLVNVLRSPMSFFECTPSGNLLNRFAKEIDAIDCMVPEGLKMMLSYVFKLMEVCIIVMMATPFAIVVILPLAFLYAFVQSFYVATSCQLRRLEAVSRSPIYTHFNETVQGASVIRAFGDQTRFILQANDRVDFNQTSYFPRFVATRWLAVNLEFVGNGVVLAAAILSVMGKNTLSPGIVGLAVSHSLQVTGILSWIVRSWTDVENNIVSVERVNEYADTAKEVRVSTTHTHIVQKGFGSFFSNLKIHYTPSDLFPSLDAIQASWSLEGSSLPLAWPQTGTIEFQDYGLQYRKGLELALKGITLQIHEREKVGIVGRTGAGKSSLALGIFRILEAAKGKIFVDGVNIADIGLHDLRSRITIIPQDPVLFSGSLRMNLDPFDTYTDEEVWSSLELAHLKNFVSNLPDKLNHECSEGGENLSLGQRQLVCLARALLRKTKILVLDEATAAVDLETDTLIQSTIRTQFEDCTVLTIAHRLNTIMDYTRVIVMDRGHISEMDSPANLIAQQGQFFRMCREAGLV; encoded by the exons GGCATTGCCTCTGATATCGTGCGATATCTGGCCTTCTTCTCCTACTTCGCCATCCAAGTGGTCCAGCTTGTTTTGTGCTGCTTTGCCGATCTACCTCCAGAGGGAAAAAATATCTTGGAAAAG AACCCTTGCCCTGTGAAAGATGCTTCTTTTCTGTCCAAGAGCCTCTTCTGGTGGTTTACTGG ACTTGCTGTGAAGGGATATCGCACTCCCCTGGCAGCAGAGGACCTGTGGACTTTGAGAGAGGAAGACACGTCACACAAAATTATCTCTGAGCTGCAAGACGACTGGACGGCCGAATGTGCCAAAATTCAAAA GCAGGAGAAGGCCTTGACGTCAGGTGTGGCACTGGGGAGCAGGTTGCCTGACCAAGCTCAGCTCCTCAGGAAGCTTCATAAGGAGCAGAGCTCTGGCTTTTTTCTGTTCAGAACTCTGGCTCGCAAGTTTGGTCCGTACTTCCTTACCGGTACCATGTGTATTATATTCCACGATGCCTTCATGTTTGCCATTCCCCAGGTGTTGAG TCTCCTCCTGGGCTTCATGAAAGATAAAGATGCTCCCTTGTGGAAGGGCTACTTCTACGCCACTTTGATGTTCCTGCTCTCATGCCTCCAGTCCCTTTTCAACCACCAGTACATGTACACCTGCTTCACAGTGGGAATGAGGGTTAAGACAGCTGTTATGGGCTTGGTTTACCGGAAG TCTTTGGTGATAAACAGCGCCGCCAGGAGGACTTGCACTGTTGGAGAGATTGTCAATTTGGTTTCAGCGGACACCCAGAAGCTCATGGACTTTGTGGTTTACTTCAACGCTGTGTGGCTTGCACCTATAGAAATCGCCCTGTGTCTCTTCTTCCTGTGGCAA CACCTTGGACCATCAGCATTAGCAGGAATCGCCACGGTCATCCTCATTTTTCCTCTGAATGGACTGATAGCAAAGAAAAGAAGCAAACTACAG GAGATTCAAATGAATTTCATGGACAGCCGCATCAGACTAATGAATGAGATCTTGAATGGAATAAAGATTTTGAAGTTCTACGCCTGGGAAAAGGCATTCTTGGAGCAGGTTCTGGGTTACAGAGAAAAAGAGCTAAAGGCCCTGAAGAAATCCCAGATCCTTTATTCCATCTCTATTGCATCTTTCAATTCCTCGTCTTTTATG ATTGCTTTTGCAATGTTTGGCGTCTACGTGATGCTCGATGACAGAAACATCCTGGATGCTCAGAAGGTTTTTGTTTCCATGGCGCTGATCAACATTCTGAAGACGCCACTTAGCCAGCTCCCATTTGCAATAAGCACAACCATGCAG GCCGTGGTTTCCCTAAAGCGCCTGGGAAAGTATCTGTGTTCAGAAGAACTCAAAGTGGACAACGTATCAAAGGCTCCAATGAGTTCTG ACGGCGAGGATGTAGTGATTGAAAACGGAACTTTCAGCTGGTCCGCAGAGGGTCCTCCATGTCTTAAAAA GATCTCCGTCCGTGTGCCGCGGGGTTCCCTTGTGGCCGTGGTTGGACATGTGGGCAGCGGAAAGTCCTCTTTATTATCCGCCATGCTTGGAGAAACAGAGAAGAGAAGTGGCCATGTCAGCATGAAG GGTTGTACCGCATACGTGCCCCAGCAGGCCTGGATCCAGAATGCTACGGTCCAAGACAATATCATATTTGGCCGTGAGAAGCTGAAGGCGTGGTACCAGAGTGTGTTGGAGGCCTGCGCCCTGCTGCCTGACCTCAGCATCCTACCAGCTGGAGATGCGACAGAAATTGGAGAAAAG GGACTAAACCTCTCAGGTGGACAGAAGCAGAGGGTGAGCCTGGCCAGGGCTGTCTACAGAAAAGCTGATATATACCTGCTGGATGACCCACTGTCTGCTGTCGATGCACACGTTGGTCAGCACATCTTCGACAAAGTTATCGGACCCAAAGGCGTGCTTCAAGACAAG ACCCGTATCTTGGTGACCCATGGGATGAGCTTCCTGCCGCAAGCTGACCTCATCCTCGTCCTGGTGAACGGCGAAATCACAGAGAGCGGCTCGTACCAGGAACTCCTCAGCCGCCGTGGAGCTTTTGCGGACTTCATCCACACCTTCGCCAGTGCGGAGAGGAAAGAGAGCGCCATACAAAGag CTGGTTCCAGGAGGTCCAATGCTCGTCTCAGCGTGGTTGATTTCATGCCATTCTCCAGAGATTTATCTCAGGAGCAGCTCATTGG GGGTGACACAACTAATACAAACCTGCAGAATATGGAGCCTGTGTCTGAAACAGAGCAGGAACAAGTTTCAGAGGACCTCGGCAAGCTTACAGTGGTTGATAAGGCCCGCACTGGAAGA GTGAGGCTGGAGATGTACCAAAAGTACTTCAAGACCATCGGCCTGGCCATCATCATCCCCATTGTCTTCCTGTACGCCTTTCAACAAGGAGCCTCGCTGGCCTACAACTACTGGCTCAGCATGTGGGCCGATGACCCAATTGTTAACGGTACCCAGACTGACGCAGACCTGAAACTAGCCGTCTTTGGAGCACTGGGTTTCGTTCAAG GCATTGCAATCTTTGGGACAACTATGGCAATCTCCATTTGCGGCATCATCGCCTCCCGCCACCTGCACATGGACCTGCTTGTCAACGTGTTGCGTTCGCCCATGTCTTTCTTCGAGTGCACTCCGAGCGGAAACTTGCTCAACCGCTTTGCCAAAGAGATTGACGCCATTGACTGCATGGTGCCCGAGGGTCTGAAGATGATGCTGAGCTACGTCTTTAAACTCATGGAGGTGtgcatcattgtgatgatggcAACACCCTTTGCAATTGTGGTCATCCTGCCTCTCGCGTTCCTCTACGCCTTTGTCCAG AGCTTCTACGTTGCCACATCCTGTCAGTTGCGGAGGCTGGAAGCTGTGAGCCGCTCCCCCATCTATACCCACTTCAATGAGACGGTGCAGGGCGCCAGCGTCATCCGGGCCTTTGGCGATCAGACCAGGTTTATCCTACAGGCCAATGACAGGGTAGACTTCAATCAGACCTCTTACTTCCCGCGATTTGTGGCCACTCG ATGGTTGGCAGTCAATCTGGAGTTTGTTGGTAACGGAGTGGTGTTAGCAGCTGCCATTCTTTCTGTAATGGGAAAGAACACCCTGAGTCCGGGCATAGTGGGTCTGGCTGTGTCACACTCCCTCCAG GTGACTGGAATCCTGAGCTGGATTGTTAGATCCTGGACTGATGTAGAAAACAACATTGTTTCAGTGGAAAGAGTAAACGAGTATGCTGACACTGCAAAAGAGGTTCGTGtttccaccacacacacacacattgtacaaaaagggtttggttcatttttttcaaatttaaaaatacactaTACACCCAGTGACTTATTCCCTTCTCTCGACGCTATACAGGCCAGCTGGAGCCTAGAAGGCAGCTCTTTGCCTCTGGCCTGGCCCCAGACGGGCACTATAGAGTTCCAGGACTACGGGCTTCAGTACCGCAAAGGTTTGGAgttggcgttgaaaggcattacCTTGCAGATTCATGAAAGAGAGAAA GTGGGTATCGTTGGAAGGACGGGAGCTGGGAAATCCTCACTTGCCCTGGGAATATTTAGAATCTTGGAGGCAGCAAAGGGAAAGATCTTTGTAGATGGGGTGAACATTGCCGACATTGGACTTCATGATCTTCGATCACGCATTACTATCATTCCTCAG GACCCTGTGCTGTTCTCTGGCTCCCTGCGGATGAACCTTGACCCCTTTGACACCTACACAGATGAAGAAGTTTGGAGTTCGCTGGAGCTTGCTCACCTCAAGAACTTTGTGTCCAACCTGCCTGACAAACTCAACCATGAATGCTCAGAAGGAGGAGAGAACCTTAG TTTGGGTCAACGCCAACTTGTGTGCCTGGCAAGAGCTTTGCTGAGGAAAACCAAAATCCTGGTTCTGGATGAGGCAACAGCCGCCGTGGACCTGGAGACCGACACGCTGATCCAGTCGACAATCCGCACACAGTTTGAAGACTGCACTGTTCTTACCATCGCTCACCGCCTGAACACCATCATGGATTACACAAG AGTGATCGTCATGGACCGGGGCCACATCTCTGAGATGGACTCTCCAGCCAACCTAATTGCACAGCAGGGACAGTTCTTCCGAATGTGCCGGGAAGCCGGGCTGGTCTAG
- the cep20 gene encoding lisH domain-containing protein FOPNL: protein MATITELKCAVRETLESRGVLGQLKARIRAEVFGALDDQRDQRPSLSHENLLINELIREYLEFNKYRYAASVLTAESGQPQVPLDRQFLASELRVAEDMSSKSVPLLYGLVSHFLNSGDDGRKVFLRGPAGGNTGPKADS from the exons ATGGCGACCATCACCGAACTGAAATGTG CCGTCCGAGAAACCCTGGAATCCCGCGGGGTGCTGGGCCAGCTGAAGGCTCGTATCCGCGCGGAGGTGTTCGGCGCCCTGGATGACCAGCGCGATCAGCGTCCGTCGTTGTCCCACGAAAACCTGCTCATCAACGAGCTCATCCGAGAGTACCTAGAGTTCAACAAGTACCGGTACGCGGCGTCAGTTCTGACAGCAG AGTCAGGCCAACCCCAAGTTCCCCTGGATAGACAGTTTTTGGCCAGCGAGCTGAGAGTCGCAGAGGATATGAGCTCCAAGTCTGT GCCGCTCCTGTACGGGTTGGTGTCCCACTTCCTGAATAGTGGCGATGACGGGAGGAAGGTGTTCCTAAGGGGCCCCGCTGGTGGCAACACAGGACCTAAAGCTGACAGCTAA